The following are from one region of the Ochotona princeps isolate mOchPri1 chromosome 4, mOchPri1.hap1, whole genome shotgun sequence genome:
- the MSANTD2 gene encoding myb/SANT-like DNA-binding domain-containing protein 2 isoform X6 has translation MAAPCGSELPANSPLKIPKMEVLSPASPGGLSDGNPSLSDPSTPRGASPLGPGSAAGSGAAASGGLGLGLGGRSAASSSVSFSPGGGGGGAAAAAAAACRGMSWTPAETNALIAVWGNERLVEARYQQLEGAGTVFGSKAPGPAMYERVSRALAELGYERTPSQCRERIKMKYLLQREH, from the coding sequence ATGGCTGCGCCCTGTGGCTCGGAGCTGCCCGCCAACTCGCCGCTAAAAATCCCGAAGATGGAGGTGCTCTCGCCGGCTTCTCCTGGTGGCTTGAGCGACGGAAACCCATCGCTGTCCGACCCTTCCACGCCTCGGGGTGCCTCCCCGCTCGGGCCAGGCAGTGCGGCGGGCTCGGGGGCAGCGGCGTCCGGGGGTctcgggctggggctggggggccgCAGCGCCGCCTCGTCCTCGGTCTCCTTCTCCCCTGGTGGCGGCGGTGGCGGGGCCGcggcagccgccgccgccgcctgccGGGGCATGTCGTGGACGCCGGCCGAGACGAACGCGCTCATCGCTGTGTGGGGCAACGAGCGGCTGGTGGAGGCGCGGTACCAGCAGCTGGAGGGAGCCGGCACGGTGTTCGGCAGCAAGGCCCCGGGGCCAGCCATGTACGAGCGCGTGTCCCGGGCCCTGGCCGAGCTGGGCTACGAACGGACCCCGTCCCAGTGCCGGGAGCGCATCAAG
- the MSANTD2 gene encoding myb/SANT-like DNA-binding domain-containing protein 2 isoform X5 encodes MAAPCGSELPANSPLKIPKMEVLSPASPGGLSDGNPSLSDPSTPRGASPLGPGSAAGSGAAASGGLGLGLGGRSAASSSVSFSPGGGGGGAAAAAAAACRGMSWTPAETNALIAVWGNERLVEARYQQLEGAGTVFGSKAPGPAMYERVSRALAELGYERTPSQCRERIKLVRCPELNAVLQLWPHRC; translated from the coding sequence ATGGCTGCGCCCTGTGGCTCGGAGCTGCCCGCCAACTCGCCGCTAAAAATCCCGAAGATGGAGGTGCTCTCGCCGGCTTCTCCTGGTGGCTTGAGCGACGGAAACCCATCGCTGTCCGACCCTTCCACGCCTCGGGGTGCCTCCCCGCTCGGGCCAGGCAGTGCGGCGGGCTCGGGGGCAGCGGCGTCCGGGGGTctcgggctggggctggggggccgCAGCGCCGCCTCGTCCTCGGTCTCCTTCTCCCCTGGTGGCGGCGGTGGCGGGGCCGcggcagccgccgccgccgcctgccGGGGCATGTCGTGGACGCCGGCCGAGACGAACGCGCTCATCGCTGTGTGGGGCAACGAGCGGCTGGTGGAGGCGCGGTACCAGCAGCTGGAGGGAGCCGGCACGGTGTTCGGCAGCAAGGCCCCGGGGCCAGCCATGTACGAGCGCGTGTCCCGGGCCCTGGCCGAGCTGGGCTACGAACGGACCCCGTCCCAGTGCCGGGAGCGCATCAAG